The following coding sequences are from one Anolis sagrei isolate rAnoSag1 chromosome 6, rAnoSag1.mat, whole genome shotgun sequence window:
- the UFSP1 gene encoding ufm1-specific protease 1, protein MSLLLDVHRGLPFPGSPRRVALVSGSCLYFHYGCDGLDDRGWGCGYRTLQTLCSWLVASADQRHIDPRPVPSLTEIQASLVEMGDKPPSFAGSKDWIGTVEAALCLDYFYAIPGKLLHVPCGRELETQLEALYSHFQSGGGPVMMGGDRDNSSKGLLGVCSGPQGHHLLVLDPHYYGRAGSLPKRELQASGWVSWRGLESFEESSFYNLCLPQFWTKGSPPS, encoded by the coding sequence ATGTCCTTGCTGTTGGACGTCCACCGGGGTTTGCCCTTTCCCGGCTCTCCTCGTCGTGTGGCCCTCGTCTCCGGCTCCTGCCTCTACTTCCACTACGGCTGTGACGGCCTGGACGACCGAGGCTGGGGGTGCGGCTACCGGACACTGCAGACGCTATGCTCCTGGCTGGTGGCCTCAGCCGACCAGCGACACATCGATCCCCGCCCAGTGCCTTCCTTGACGGAAATCCAGGCTTCCCTGGTTGAGATGGGGGACAAGCCCCCTTCCTTTGCCGGCTCCAAGGATTGGATCGGCACCGTGGAAGCGGCTTTGTGCCTGGACTACTTCTATGCCATTCCAGGCAAGCTGCTCCACGTCCCCTGCGGCCGGGAGCTGGAGACGCAGCTGGAGGCTTTGTACAGCCATTTCCAGTCAGGTGGGGGTCCCGTCATGATGGGAGGGGACCGAGACAACTCCTCGAAGGGGTTGCTGGGCGTCTGCTCCGGCCCCCAAGGGCATCACCTCCTGGTTCTGGATCCGCACTATTACGGCAGGGCTGGCTCCCTCCCGAAGAGAGAGTTGCAGGCAAGCGGCTGGGTTTCTTGGAGGGGACTCGAGTCCTTTGAGGAGAGCTCCTTCTACAATCTCTGCCTGCCCCAGTTCTGGACTAAAGGGTCTCCTCCCTCGTAA